From Ascochyta rabiei chromosome 16, complete sequence, the proteins below share one genomic window:
- a CDS encoding Molybdenum cofactor sulfurtransferase yields MALFLCPQSTSWRRIEKISREEERLAYNKRIEMMRTTEYPMLKGITYLDHGGTTLASKSLMDSFCTQMKASIFSNPHSDVSRPSFSALMVEQTRQKVLKLFSANPEQFDVVFTANATGAIKLVMECFAGHEQGFDYLYHRNAHTSLVGVREQAQDSHCLETAEETEYWLEGGKIPRNQEPRNRPTLFAYPAQSNMNGERLPLNWPNRIRGSTRHKNTYILLDAAALVSTSPLDLSNHATAPDFVSMSFYKIFGFPDLGALIVRKASAHVLQRRKYFGGGTTEMIGCTGTPWVERKTISVHASLEDGTVAIRSILALNCAIDTHTNIFDGLTQVSKHTGWLAEILHSRLADLRHANRMPVCHMYKAPTSTYGDPKSQGATVTFNIKKSDGSWRSGFDVGVMLRANDVHVRTGSLCNPAGMASALGLSADELRAAFDSGFRCNQPGNDIRGDVPYGMIRATLGAMSTIGDVETLVRFIEKHLVEPTIQTPRTSGGIQAGRPEDSTIATIPFDEKSGKVTGRHRVGMLQERVRPGPRRRFWKVISNCFSRQE; encoded by the exons ATGGCTCTCTTCCTGTGCCCACAATCAACGTCTTGGAGAAGAATTGAGAAGATTTCGCGAGAAGAAGAGCGCCTTGCATACAACAAGCGGATTGAGATGATGAGAACGACGGAATATCCTATGCTCAAAG GCATCACATACCTCGACCACGGTGGAACGACACTCGCGAGCAAATCACTCATGGATTCTTTTTGCACGCAAATGAAGGCTTCCATATTTTCCAACCCACACTCGGATGTCTCAAGGCCGAGTTTCTCTGCCTTGATGGTAGAGCAAACCCGGCAAAAGGTGTTGAAGCTCTTCAGTGCCAACCCAGAACAGTTTGATGTCGTGTTCACTGCAAATGCTACTGGTGCCATCAAGCTGGTAATGGAATGCTTCGCTGGCCACGAACAAGGATTCGACTATCTCTACCACCGAAATGCCCACACTAGCCTTGTTGGAGTGCGGGAGCAGGCGCAAGACAGCCACTGCCTTGAAACAGCTGAAGAGACAGAGTATTGGCTAGAGGGGGGGAAGATCCCGCGGAATCAGGAGCCAAGAAATCGTCCGACCTTGTTTGCCTATCCCGCGCAGTCTAACATGAACGGCGAGCGTCTTCCTCTGAACTGGCCCAACCGGATCCGCGGCTCTACGCGGCACAAAAACACTTATATTCTCTTAGACGCCGCAGCTCTAGTCTCGACAAGCCCATTAGACCTCAGCAACCACGCTACAGCTCCAGATTTTGTGTCAATGTCCTTTTACAAGATCTTTGGCTTCCCTGATCTTGGCGCTCTGATTGTACGCAAAGCGTCTGCTCATGTACTGCAGCGCCGCAAGTACTTTGGTGGCGGCACTACTGAGATGATCGGATGTACAGGGACACCATGGGTAGAACGCAAAACGATTAGTGTGCATGCTTCATTGGAGGACGGCACCGTTGCAATTCGAAGCATACTCGCTTTGAATTGCGCCATCGACACACACACGAATATATTCGATGGACTTACCCAGGTCTCAAAGCACACAGGATGGCTGGCAGAAATTCTGCACAGCCGACTAGCCGATTTGAGGCATGCCAATCGTATGCCAGTTTGTCATATGTACAAAGCCCCTACATCCACGTACGGAGACCCAAAGTCGCAGGGCGCAACAGTTACTTTCAACATCAAAAAGAGTGATGGGTCCTGGAGGAGTGGATTCGATGTAGGCGTTATGCTGAGAGCGAACGATGTCCATGTTCGAACGGGCTCACTTTGCAACCCAGCTGGCATGGCCTCAGCACTGGGTTTGTCGGCGGATGAGCTTAGAGCAGCGTTCGATTCAGGGTTCCGTTGCAACCAGCCAGGCAATGACATCCGGGGAGACGTCCCGTATGGGATGATACGAGCTACTCTGGGGGCCATGAGCACCATCGGTGACGTGGAGACTCTTGTACGCTTCATCGAGAAGCATCTAGTCGAGCCCACAATCCAAACGCCACGTACATCAGGCGGAATTCAGGCGGGGAGGCCCGAAGATAGTACCATCGCAACTATTCCTTTCGATGAGAAGTCCGGCAAAGTGACGGGCCGACACAGAGTTGGCATGCTGCAGGAACGTGTAAGGCCCGGCCCGAGGCGCAGATTTTGGAAGGTAATCTCTAATTGCTTCTCGAGACAAGAGTAA